In Marinobacter qingdaonensis, the genomic stretch GCTCTCCAGATAACAGCATCGAGATCTGCGAGTCGTTCCAGGATCCACGTATACGCATTGTTCGTCATCAGCAGAACCGGGGCCTGGCCGGCGCCCGCAACACCGGTATTCACGCTGCCCGAGCGCCGCTGATTGCGTTCCTCGATTCCGACGATTTCTGGCACCCGGAGAAGCTGGATAAGCATCTCCAGCACCTGAACCAACGTGCCTCTGTTGGCATTTCGTTCAGCCGCTCAGCCTTTGTGGACCGCTGGGGCATGCCGCTGCGCTGCTATCAGATGCCTTTGCTCAGTGGCATCACGCCAGACCACCTGTTCTGTCGTAACCCCGTTGGTAATGGCTCTGCCCCCGTGGTGCGCCGTGAGGTTTTTGACGCCATTGGTTACCAGGCCGAGTTCCGAGGAGAGCCGGAAATCCGTTATTTTGACTCGGAACTTCGACGGTCTGAGGACATCGAGTGCTGGCTAAGGATCTCACTGCAAACCAACTGGAGCATTGAAGGCATTCCCGAACCGCTCACGTTCTATCGTCTGAATGAGGGTGGCCTGTCATCGAACCTCCACAAACAGCTCGAGTCCTGGGAAGAGGTCGTGGAGAAAACCCGCCGGTATTCACCCCAGTTTGTCGAGCGGCATTACCGGACGGCCCGCGCCTATCAGTTGCGTTATCTCTCCCGCCAGGCAATCCGTCTCGGGGACGGCGAAACCGCGATGCGTTTTTTGCAACGAGCCTTCGCAGCCGACAAACGCATGCTCACCCAGGAACCGGCGAGGACCCTCTGCACGGCCGGCGCCGCTTTTTTATTGAAGCTGTTGCCGCGTGGTTATCGACTGGTCGAATGGCAGGCTCTGCAGATTATTGGTCTCCTGCAAAAACGCCGCATCCAGCGGGACATTAAAACCGTTTGATGTGCGGGGCAGAGTGATTCGCATTTTGCGACGCACTCTGCTCAGGAGTCTGCCGATTCCACGTTGTTACCGGATGACCTGCGCCCTGAAGCCGCATGTCCAGGGCGCTTTCTGCACTTGGCACGAAGATTGGAAAGGTCTCTGTGAGATTCACATGAGATCGGGGCTGACGTTATGCACCAGACGATTCCAAACACCATCGAGCCGGCCGGGGCACTGATATTCAGCGGCACGACGCCCCAACGACAAACACCGACACCGATGGACAAAGTGTTGGGAATTCACTTCGCCAACGTTAGCTTCCCTGAGGCCATGAGCCTTCTTGGCGCAACACTGAAAAGCAGTGACTCCAGCAACCTGTTTTTCATTAACGCCCACTGCCTGAACGTCTCGTTTGAAGACCCTGTTTATCGCGACGTTCTGAAACAGACGCCGCTGATTTTCCCGGATG encodes the following:
- a CDS encoding glycosyltransferase family 2 protein is translated as MKKVPTMPSISVVMPVYNVAEFVAVAIRSVLDQTMADFEMIIVDDCSPDNSIEICESFQDPRIRIVRHQQNRGLAGARNTGIHAARAPLIAFLDSDDFWHPEKLDKHLQHLNQRASVGISFSRSAFVDRWGMPLRCYQMPLLSGITPDHLFCRNPVGNGSAPVVRREVFDAIGYQAEFRGEPEIRYFDSELRRSEDIECWLRISLQTNWSIEGIPEPLTFYRLNEGGLSSNLHKQLESWEEVVEKTRRYSPQFVERHYRTARAYQLRYLSRQAIRLGDGETAMRFLQRAFAADKRMLTQEPARTLCTAGAAFLLKLLPRGYRLVEWQALQIIGLLQKRRIQRDIKTV